A region of Rhizorhabdus wittichii RW1 DNA encodes the following proteins:
- a CDS encoding GAF sensor hybrid histidine kinase (PFAM: response regulator receiver; GAF domain protein; ATP-binding region, ATPase domain protein domain protein; histidine kinase A domain protein domain protein) produces MRSSGVDDDGGAGDRLAGRWFLLASAIERLGNARTLEGITDILRGSARGIAGADGIAIVLRDGDLCHYVAEDAMAPLWAGQRFPAETCISGIAMRDRQPIVIPDVMADPRVPHAAYAATFVRSMAMIPIGMPDPVAAMGAYWAEARDPDETAVTLLRTLGRAATTALENARLLDALGALNRVLDARVADRTAELEQARDMIRQSQKMETIGQLTGNVAHDFNNLLTPIVGSLDLILSGMPLDERVLRTVKVAMDAADRARLLVDRLLAFARRQPLAPSPVDLRGLIESMRDLLVTSLGVRIALAIDVEADLPAVRGDRHQLEMALLNLTVNARDAMPDGGILSISARRAPAAGLPSNLAKGDYVRITVTDNGRGMDEAVRTRATEPFFSTKDAGHGTGLGLSMAHGLAGQLGGTLRIDSTPGLGTTVGVWLPVAPEAARAAPVGDAPSITDEKGGLILVIDDEPRVRSATAEMLGSLGYDVVQASDAREGLDLLDHGLDPVVVITDHVMPGMTGAELALHLRATRPTLAVLIMSGYQGVDLLAPDIPRLAKPFRHKYLSAGIAAARELAAA; encoded by the coding sequence ATGCGGTCGTCCGGGGTCGATGACGATGGCGGTGCAGGCGATCGTCTCGCCGGGCGCTGGTTCCTCCTTGCCTCGGCGATCGAACGGCTCGGCAACGCGCGAACCCTGGAGGGGATCACCGACATCCTTCGCGGATCGGCGCGCGGCATTGCCGGCGCCGACGGCATAGCCATCGTCCTGCGCGACGGCGACCTGTGCCATTATGTCGCGGAGGACGCGATGGCGCCGCTCTGGGCCGGCCAGCGTTTTCCGGCCGAAACCTGCATTTCCGGCATCGCCATGCGCGACCGGCAACCGATCGTCATTCCAGACGTGATGGCCGATCCGCGCGTCCCGCACGCCGCCTATGCGGCGACCTTCGTGCGCAGCATGGCGATGATCCCGATCGGCATGCCCGATCCCGTCGCCGCGATGGGCGCCTATTGGGCCGAGGCCCGCGACCCCGACGAGACAGCGGTGACCCTGCTCCGCACGCTCGGCCGGGCCGCGACGACCGCGCTGGAAAACGCCCGCCTCCTCGATGCGCTCGGCGCGCTGAACCGCGTGCTCGACGCGCGGGTCGCCGATCGCACCGCCGAGCTGGAACAGGCGCGCGACATGATCCGCCAGTCGCAGAAGATGGAGACGATCGGTCAGCTCACCGGCAACGTCGCCCATGATTTCAACAATCTGCTGACGCCGATCGTCGGCAGCCTCGATCTCATTCTTTCAGGCATGCCGCTCGACGAACGCGTATTGCGCACGGTCAAGGTGGCGATGGACGCCGCCGATCGCGCGCGCCTGCTGGTCGATCGCCTGCTCGCCTTTGCCCGCCGCCAGCCGCTCGCGCCCAGCCCGGTCGACCTGCGCGGCCTGATCGAGAGCATGCGTGATCTGCTCGTCACCTCGCTCGGGGTCCGGATAGCCCTGGCGATCGACGTCGAGGCGGACCTGCCCGCCGTCCGTGGCGATCGCCACCAGCTCGAAATGGCGCTCCTCAACCTCACGGTGAACGCGCGCGACGCGATGCCGGATGGCGGCATCCTGTCGATATCGGCGCGCCGCGCGCCGGCCGCGGGCCTCCCGTCGAACCTCGCCAAGGGCGACTATGTGCGCATCACAGTCACCGACAATGGCCGGGGCATGGACGAAGCCGTCCGTACCCGGGCGACCGAGCCCTTCTTCAGCACCAAGGACGCCGGCCACGGCACCGGCCTCGGCCTGTCGATGGCGCACGGCCTGGCCGGCCAGCTCGGCGGTACTTTGCGGATCGACAGCACGCCCGGCCTCGGCACCACGGTCGGCGTCTGGCTCCCCGTGGCGCCGGAAGCAGCAAGGGCGGCCCCGGTCGGCGATGCCCCGTCGATCACCGACGAAAAGGGCGGCCTGATCCTGGTCATCGACGACGAACCGCGCGTCCGCTCGGCCACGGCCGAGATGCTCGGCTCGCTCGGCTATGACGTGGTCCAGGCGTCGGACGCGCGCGAAGGGCTCGACCTGCTCGACCACGGCCTCGATCCGGTCGTCGTCATCACCGACCATGTCATGCCGGGCATGACGGGCGCGGAGCTGGCGCTGCACCTCCGCGCCACCCGGCCGACGCTCGCCGTGCTGATCATGTCGGGCTATCAGGGGGTCGATCTCCTCGCCCCCGACATCCCCCGGCTCGCCAAGCCCTTCCGCCACAAATATCTCAGCGCCGGGATCGCCGCGGCGCGGGAGCTGGCGGCGGCCTGA
- a CDS encoding amino acid carrier protein (TIGRFAM: amino acid carrier protein~PFAM: sodium:alanine symporter), with protein sequence MESFNHIVDALTGAVFFKVPLFGVEIELIVLYLAVPMLFFTIWLGFPNIGCVGHALRVLRNQPREGEAKGDVSQFAALTTALAGTIGLGNIAGVAVALTMGGPGAILWMFVIGWFAMTVKMAEVTLGLKYRVTDARGHVHGGPMYVLKAVLARKGLPRLGIALGGFYAFFALFGAIPMVQVNQSFAQVSVVTGIDNGWAYGIGLAFAVALVTLGGAHWLGEVSKRLTPLKVAVYLAGVAAILILHAGEVPAALARIWHGAWGFDAAVGGAVGAFVAGMRRAVFASEAGVGSAVMAHSLARTEEPVSEGMVALLEPLLGTMIVCAAGGLALVVAGTWDDPGLQGIEITSAAFAHVSGWFPWLLAIVVVLFAYSTLVAWGFYGLQAWGYLFGHGPRAQWSYKILYVVALPPAAVIDLGRVIDIIDSSFFLMAVPNVIALYLCAGELRRDVRDYRARVRRGDAAPASGTQ encoded by the coding sequence ATGGAGAGCTTCAACCATATCGTCGACGCGCTGACCGGCGCGGTGTTCTTCAAGGTGCCGCTGTTCGGCGTCGAGATCGAGCTGATCGTGCTCTACCTCGCCGTGCCGATGCTGTTCTTCACGATCTGGCTCGGCTTCCCCAACATAGGCTGCGTCGGCCATGCCCTCCGCGTCCTCCGCAACCAGCCGCGCGAGGGCGAGGCGAAGGGCGACGTCAGCCAGTTCGCGGCGCTGACCACGGCGCTGGCGGGGACGATCGGGCTCGGCAACATCGCCGGGGTCGCGGTCGCGCTGACGATGGGCGGCCCCGGCGCGATCCTGTGGATGTTCGTGATCGGCTGGTTCGCGATGACGGTGAAGATGGCCGAGGTGACGCTGGGCCTGAAATATCGCGTCACCGATGCGCGCGGCCATGTCCATGGCGGGCCGATGTACGTGCTGAAGGCGGTGCTGGCGCGGAAGGGGCTGCCGAGGCTGGGGATCGCGCTCGGCGGCTTCTACGCCTTCTTCGCGCTGTTCGGGGCGATCCCGATGGTGCAGGTCAACCAGAGCTTCGCGCAGGTCAGCGTGGTGACGGGGATCGACAACGGCTGGGCTTATGGCATCGGCCTCGCCTTCGCGGTGGCGCTGGTGACGCTGGGCGGGGCGCATTGGCTGGGCGAGGTGTCCAAGCGGCTGACCCCGCTCAAGGTCGCGGTCTATCTGGCCGGGGTCGCGGCGATCCTGATCCTGCACGCGGGCGAGGTGCCGGCGGCGCTGGCGCGGATCTGGCACGGCGCCTGGGGCTTCGACGCGGCGGTCGGCGGGGCGGTCGGCGCCTTCGTGGCGGGGATGCGGCGCGCGGTGTTCGCGAGCGAGGCCGGGGTCGGATCGGCGGTGATGGCGCACAGCCTCGCCCGCACCGAGGAGCCGGTGTCCGAGGGCATGGTCGCGCTGCTCGAACCGCTGCTGGGGACGATGATCGTCTGCGCGGCGGGCGGGCTGGCGCTGGTCGTCGCGGGCACCTGGGACGATCCGGGCCTGCAGGGGATCGAGATCACCAGCGCGGCCTTCGCGCATGTATCGGGCTGGTTCCCCTGGCTGCTGGCGATCGTCGTCGTGCTGTTCGCCTATTCGACGCTGGTCGCGTGGGGCTTCTACGGGCTGCAGGCCTGGGGCTATCTGTTCGGGCACGGGCCGAGGGCGCAGTGGAGCTACAAGATCCTCTATGTCGTCGCGCTGCCGCCGGCCGCGGTGATCGACCTGGGGCGGGTGATCGACATCATCGACAGCAGCTTCTTCCTGATGGCGGTGCCCAACGTCATCGCGCTCTACCTGTGCGCGGGCGAGCTGCGCCGCGACGTCCGGGACTATCGGGCGAGGGTGCGGCGCGGGGATGCCGCGCCCGCGAGCGGCACTCAGTAG
- a CDS encoding putative transcriptional regulator, ModE family (PFAM: regulatory protein, LysR), whose product MVPRLGPLKLKPQIFCGDEPAIGPGKADLLDAIDREGSISAAGRALGMSYRRTWLLVDSMNRCWAERLVETTPGGGQGSGARVTPFGRQVLAAYRALETTLLAAADGTEFKALTALLREHPLPPA is encoded by the coding sequence ATGGTTCCCCGGCTCGGCCCCCTCAAGCTCAAGCCGCAGATCTTCTGCGGAGACGAACCCGCCATCGGCCCGGGCAAGGCCGACCTGCTCGATGCGATCGACCGTGAGGGGTCGATCTCGGCCGCCGGCCGCGCGCTGGGCATGAGCTACCGGCGCACCTGGCTGCTCGTCGACAGCATGAACCGCTGCTGGGCGGAACGGCTGGTCGAGACGACGCCGGGCGGTGGCCAGGGCAGCGGCGCGCGGGTCACGCCGTTCGGCCGGCAGGTGCTCGCCGCCTATCGCGCGCTCGAAACCACCCTGCTGGCGGCGGCCGACGGCACGGAATTCAAGGCCCTGACCGCCCTGCTGCGCGAACACCCCCTGCCGCCGGCCTGA
- a CDS encoding serine O-acetyltransferase, translating into MTDAHDEPIEAPAGHYWDIDRIAAELRDAREDWRNAHKRHAEHGAAGFPSRHVIDKIMIALCGALFPLRLGPSFVRQHNEEAFVAETLQTALSRLYGQIRLELGYSVGAADPHLVDGEAGRIIGHFARELPRLRRLIDTDVEAAYAGDPAARSVDEVLICYPCVLAIVHHRLAHLLHGLGAPLVARIISEIANSRTGIDIHPGASIGESFFIDHGTGVVIGETAIIGRRVRLYQAVTLGARSFPADADGALRRGLARHPIVEDDVVIYAGATILGRVTIGAGSTIGGNVWLTTSVPPGSVISQARAHRDGIAELLRLTGDEDGA; encoded by the coding sequence ATGACCGACGCCCATGACGAGCCGATCGAGGCCCCCGCGGGTCACTATTGGGACATCGACCGGATCGCGGCCGAGCTTCGCGACGCGCGCGAGGACTGGCGCAACGCGCACAAGCGCCATGCCGAGCATGGCGCCGCCGGCTTCCCGTCGCGCCATGTGATCGACAAGATCATGATCGCGCTGTGCGGCGCGCTGTTCCCGCTGCGGCTGGGGCCGAGCTTCGTCCGCCAGCACAATGAGGAGGCGTTCGTCGCCGAGACGCTGCAGACCGCGCTGAGCCGGCTCTACGGCCAGATCCGGCTCGAGCTCGGCTATTCGGTAGGGGCCGCCGATCCGCATCTCGTCGATGGCGAGGCGGGTCGGATCATCGGCCATTTCGCGCGCGAGCTGCCGCGCCTGCGGCGGTTGATCGACACAGATGTCGAGGCCGCCTATGCCGGCGACCCGGCGGCGCGCAGCGTCGACGAGGTGCTGATCTGCTACCCCTGCGTGCTGGCGATCGTCCATCATCGGCTGGCGCATCTGCTGCACGGGCTGGGCGCGCCGCTGGTGGCGCGGATCATCTCCGAGATCGCCAATTCGCGCACCGGGATCGACATCCATCCGGGCGCGTCGATCGGCGAATCCTTCTTCATCGACCATGGCACCGGCGTGGTGATCGGCGAGACCGCGATCATCGGCCGGCGGGTGCGGCTCTACCAGGCGGTGACGCTGGGCGCGCGGAGCTTCCCGGCCGATGCCGACGGGGCGTTGCGCCGCGGCCTCGCGCGGCATCCGATCGTCGAGGACGACGTGGTGATCTATGCCGGGGCGACGATCCTCGGCCGGGTGACGATCGGCGCGGGATCGACGATCGGTGGCAATGTCTGGCTGACGACCAGCGTGCCGCCGGGCAGCGTGATCAGCCAGGCGCGCGCGCATCGCGACGGGATCGCGGAACTGCTCCGGCTCACGGGAGACGAGGATGGCGCATGA
- a CDS encoding Sel1 domain protein repeat-containing protein (PFAM: Sel1 domain protein repeat-containing protein) gives MGHSLADAAILSANDGDALLDLGFACSTGSNGRPVDLVAAHKWFNLAALAGSSEAQHCRADIAVQMSTREVAEAQRRARAWLADRALH, from the coding sequence ATGGGACATTCTCTCGCCGATGCCGCGATCCTGAGCGCCAATGACGGCGACGCACTGCTCGATCTCGGTTTCGCCTGTTCGACGGGATCGAACGGCCGTCCGGTCGATCTCGTCGCCGCCCATAAATGGTTCAATCTCGCCGCGCTGGCGGGATCGTCGGAGGCGCAGCACTGCCGGGCCGACATCGCCGTCCAGATGTCGACGCGCGAGGTCGCCGAGGCGCAGCGCCGGGCCCGCGCCTGGCTCGCCGACCGCGCCCTCCACTGA
- a CDS encoding Gamma-glutamyltransferase (PFAM: gamma-glutamyltranspeptidase), whose amino-acid sequence MNRRTFLATLPAAAIAAPAFAEATVPPARWTAGADRFERPDLHGGDRPVGASFASRTAAYGLSGAAGTAHPLATLAGIEILRKGGSAVDAAIAINACLGFLEPTSCGIGGDCYAMLWDPKAGAVMGLAGSGASPRGLDLATVRSRAKDGALPPLGAITVSVPGTVDAWGMLHARYGKLKWAELFEPAIDLAERGAPVPDIIAYYIRRALVNFRKPGAGIEEIDNALRTYAIGGEGPKAGGVFRNPDLARTYRMIAQGGRDAFYEGEIAKTIDAYFRRIGGWLRREDLAAHKGEWITPYKTDYRGVGVHALGANTQGIATLQMLNILEHFDLEAAGFQSPLSIHLQVEAKRLAYEDRARYYADPHVAKVPVDWLISKEYAAQRARLINPNGIMQGIRPGQAPSQGDTTYFTCADKDGMMVSMIQSNFRGMGSGLVADGLGFMFQDRGQLFALRDGHPNLYAPGKRPFQTIIPGFATIGDQPWMSFGVMGGDMQPQGQVQIIVNRRDHGLEIQAAGDSPRWHHEGSSQAMGEDSPGLPATGLLRLESGVPEKTRAALAAMGWTIGASDGGFGRYECIEKRMDGPDRVYAAASEMRADGCALAY is encoded by the coding sequence ATGAACCGCCGGACCTTCCTCGCCACCCTCCCCGCCGCGGCGATCGCCGCCCCCGCCTTCGCCGAGGCCACCGTCCCTCCCGCCCGCTGGACCGCCGGCGCCGATCGCTTCGAGCGGCCCGACCTGCACGGCGGCGACCGTCCGGTCGGGGCGAGCTTCGCCTCGCGGACAGCCGCCTATGGCCTGTCGGGCGCCGCCGGCACCGCGCACCCGCTCGCCACGCTCGCCGGCATCGAGATTCTCCGGAAAGGCGGCTCGGCGGTCGACGCCGCGATCGCGATCAACGCCTGTCTCGGCTTCCTCGAACCCACCTCCTGCGGCATCGGCGGCGATTGCTATGCGATGCTCTGGGACCCGAAGGCCGGGGCGGTCATGGGCCTCGCCGGATCGGGCGCCTCGCCGCGCGGCCTCGATCTCGCGACGGTCCGCTCGCGCGCGAAGGATGGCGCCCTGCCACCGCTCGGCGCGATCACCGTGTCGGTCCCCGGCACCGTCGACGCCTGGGGCATGCTCCATGCGCGCTACGGCAAGCTCAAATGGGCCGAGCTGTTCGAACCCGCGATCGACCTCGCCGAGCGCGGCGCGCCGGTGCCCGACATCATCGCCTATTATATCCGCCGCGCCCTCGTGAACTTCAGGAAGCCCGGCGCGGGGATCGAGGAGATCGACAACGCGTTGCGCACCTATGCGATCGGCGGCGAAGGCCCGAAGGCCGGCGGCGTCTTCCGCAACCCCGATCTCGCCCGCACCTATCGGATGATCGCGCAGGGCGGCCGCGACGCCTTCTACGAAGGCGAGATCGCGAAGACGATCGACGCCTATTTCCGCCGCATCGGCGGCTGGCTGCGGCGCGAGGACCTCGCCGCGCACAAGGGCGAGTGGATCACGCCCTACAAGACCGACTATCGCGGCGTCGGCGTCCATGCGCTCGGCGCCAACACCCAGGGCATCGCCACGCTGCAGATGCTCAACATCCTCGAGCATTTCGACCTCGAAGCCGCCGGCTTCCAGTCCCCCCTCTCGATCCATCTCCAGGTCGAGGCCAAGCGCCTCGCCTATGAGGATCGCGCGCGCTACTACGCCGATCCGCACGTCGCGAAGGTGCCGGTCGACTGGCTGATCTCGAAGGAGTACGCTGCGCAGCGCGCCCGGCTGATTAACCCCAACGGCATCATGCAGGGCATCCGCCCCGGTCAGGCGCCGTCGCAGGGCGACACCACCTATTTCACCTGCGCCGACAAGGACGGGATGATGGTGTCGATGATCCAGTCCAATTTCCGCGGCATGGGATCGGGCCTCGTCGCCGACGGCCTCGGCTTCATGTTCCAGGATCGCGGCCAGCTCTTCGCGCTGCGGGACGGCCACCCGAACCTCTACGCGCCGGGCAAGCGCCCCTTCCAGACGATCATCCCCGGCTTCGCGACGATCGGCGACCAGCCCTGGATGAGCTTCGGCGTGATGGGCGGCGACATGCAGCCGCAGGGGCAGGTCCAGATCATCGTCAACCGCCGCGACCATGGCCTGGAGATCCAGGCCGCCGGCGACAGCCCGCGCTGGCACCATGAGGGCTCGTCGCAGGCGATGGGCGAGGACAGCCCCGGCCTCCCCGCCACCGGCCTGCTCCGTCTCGAAAGCGGCGTCCCCGAAAAGACCCGCGCCGCGCTCGCCGCGATGGGCTGGACGATCGGCGCCTCCGACGGCGGCTTCGGCCGCTACGAGTGCATCGAGAAGCGGATGGACGGCCCGGACCGCGTCTATGCCGCCGCGTCGGAGATGCGCGCCGACGGTTGCGCCCTCGCCTACTGA
- a CDS encoding NUDIX hydrolase (PFAM: NUDIX hydrolase): MAQRSAGLLIFRRRGGAIEVLLVHPGGPYWRNKDAGTWQISKGLIEPGEDAVSAARREAGEELGVAIAGDAAPLGEIRQAGGKIVEAFAIEADIDPAAVHSNSFEMEWPPRSGRMRSFPEVDAARWFGIDEARGMMLASQRELLDRLSDVAATLSSPARARSPR; this comes from the coding sequence ATGGCGCAGAGGAGTGCCGGCCTGCTGATCTTCCGCAGACGCGGCGGAGCGATCGAGGTGCTGCTCGTCCATCCCGGCGGACCCTATTGGCGCAACAAGGACGCCGGCACCTGGCAGATTTCCAAGGGCCTGATCGAGCCGGGCGAGGACGCCGTCTCGGCGGCGCGACGCGAGGCGGGGGAGGAACTGGGCGTGGCGATCGCGGGCGATGCGGCGCCACTCGGCGAGATACGGCAGGCGGGCGGCAAGATCGTCGAGGCCTTCGCGATCGAGGCCGATATCGACCCGGCGGCGGTGCACAGCAACAGCTTCGAGATGGAATGGCCGCCGCGAAGCGGACGGATGCGGAGCTTTCCGGAGGTCGACGCGGCGCGCTGGTTCGGGATCGACGAGGCGCGCGGCATGATGCTCGCCAGCCAACGGGAGTTGCTCGACCGCCTGTCGGACGTCGCCGCGACGCTCAGTTCGCCAGCGCGAGCGAGATCGCCGCGGTGA
- a CDS encoding protein of unknown function DUF1234 (PFAM: protein of unknown function DUF1234): protein MAHEGPLCLIVPGLDNSGPDHWQTLWEEKRDDCRRVDLGCWSEPDRRIWTERLDAALAMTDGPLVLVAHSLGCLTIAWWALGAPHERLARVRGALLVAPPDVDAADAHPLVRRFAPAPAAALPFPSILVASRDDRYAAFDRLETLARAWGSRFVDAGHAGHINARSGLGDWPDGEVLLEELIEGNAPFRTSPPAHRPKGLAK, encoded by the coding sequence ATGGCGCATGAAGGGCCGCTCTGCCTGATCGTTCCCGGCCTCGACAATTCGGGACCCGACCATTGGCAGACGTTGTGGGAGGAGAAGCGCGACGATTGCCGCCGCGTCGATCTCGGTTGCTGGTCGGAGCCCGACCGGCGCATCTGGACCGAGCGGCTCGACGCCGCGCTGGCGATGACCGACGGGCCGCTGGTGCTGGTGGCGCACAGCCTGGGATGCCTGACGATCGCCTGGTGGGCGCTCGGCGCCCCGCACGAGCGGCTGGCGCGGGTCCGCGGCGCGCTGCTGGTGGCGCCGCCCGACGTCGACGCGGCCGACGCGCACCCCTTGGTCCGCCGCTTCGCGCCGGCGCCGGCCGCGGCCCTGCCTTTCCCGTCGATCCTCGTCGCCAGCCGCGACGATCGCTATGCGGCGTTCGACCGGCTGGAGACGCTGGCGCGGGCCTGGGGGAGCCGCTTCGTCGATGCCGGCCATGCCGGGCACATCAACGCCCGGTCGGGGCTCGGCGACTGGCCGGACGGCGAGGTGCTGCTGGAGGAACTGATCGAGGGGAATGCGCCGTTTCGGACCAGTCCTCCGGCGCACCGGCCGAAAGGGCTTGCAAAGTAG
- a CDS encoding molybdenum ABC transporter, periplasmic molybdate-binding protein (TIGRFAM: molybdenum ABC transporter, periplasmic molybdate-binding protein~PFAM: extracellular solute-binding protein, family 1), translating to MSVIVLALRWLTLLGAALSAPLLAAETQVAVAANFTEPAKAIAAAFEKATGHKALLAFGASGGFYTQISHGAPFEVFLSADADRPARAEQEGLAVPGTRFTYAVGRLVLYSATPGLVDAHGAVLKRGGFDRIAIADPATAPYGLAAVETMRRLGVEAALKPKIVTGSSIAQAYQFASTGAAQLGFVALSQVVAVRGGSRWIVPTGFHAPIEQQAVLLRTGEKNPAARAFLAFLKGRTALAIIRRYGYAVR from the coding sequence ATGTCCGTCATCGTCCTGGCTCTTCGCTGGCTGACCCTCTTGGGGGCGGCGCTTTCCGCGCCGCTGCTCGCCGCCGAGACGCAGGTCGCCGTCGCCGCCAATTTCACCGAGCCGGCCAAGGCGATCGCCGCCGCCTTCGAGAAGGCGACCGGGCACAAGGCGCTGCTCGCTTTCGGCGCGTCGGGCGGCTTCTACACCCAGATCAGCCACGGCGCCCCGTTCGAGGTCTTCCTTTCCGCCGACGCCGATCGTCCCGCCCGGGCCGAGCAGGAGGGGCTCGCCGTGCCCGGCACCCGTTTCACCTATGCGGTGGGGCGGCTGGTGCTGTACTCGGCGACGCCGGGCCTCGTCGACGCGCACGGCGCGGTGCTGAAGCGGGGCGGGTTCGACAGGATCGCGATCGCCGATCCGGCCACCGCCCCCTATGGCCTCGCGGCGGTCGAGACGATGCGCCGGCTCGGCGTCGAGGCCGCGCTCAAGCCGAAGATCGTTACCGGCAGCTCGATCGCGCAGGCCTATCAGTTCGCCTCGACCGGCGCCGCGCAGCTCGGCTTCGTCGCGCTCAGCCAGGTCGTCGCGGTGCGCGGCGGCTCGCGCTGGATCGTCCCAACCGGCTTCCACGCCCCGATCGAGCAGCAGGCCGTGCTGCTCCGAACCGGCGAGAAGAACCCCGCCGCCCGCGCCTTCCTCGCCTTCCTCAAGGGCCGGACCGCGCTCGCGATCATCCGGCGCTACGGCTATGCGGTCCGATAG